The Aedes albopictus strain Foshan chromosome 2, AalbF5, whole genome shotgun sequence region caagcagcactttttagttggcctcttgttagtgaagatatgtaatgttcaaatataaaagagaacaacaatgatcgaactcaccggataatcatatttagctggtttattatttttgtctttggtacctacatccaacaggctaaggatgccctccaaaccacatcaattgttctCTAGTTCACATcgcttgctgagtctccgaagtcgtcaaacgatggataaaccggaaaaatagagagaattaccgaaaattaacgcgcgattctcactttgcttcactctccgtacataaactcggaactacgacggatggcacaacgaaaacgcgaactgggcactgtttactttttgcgcgtttactttttagtcaatcaactcccaacaacctgccgaatcttacgggcacactgtttcgatgttccatttcctcatatcaagaccaacaattgaaaaggcctcatcaacattgcgtaaacaaacacgtttctgtcgacatagggccttctgggatccacccacgcatctcaccaccattaacagaaaacttgatgtttgcgctttctgttagtggtggtgaagtgtgtgggtggagttcaaaaggcctcaagtcgatagaaacatgtttgtttacaaaatgttgatgcggccttttcaattgttggtcttgatatatgcacatttattactctaaccaaataaaaactttgcaaaaatagcaggttcaactttttccacatgtctgtgctggacgaccgcgcgatttatataattgcatatggcagataagtgtaacgctaggaagcgaccatgaatataatttatgaaaatgcttgtttctattcatatttctggtcaactcattcatgatattatgaattttaattatgatattatgagttggcagacatcataagaacatgattttttattcatggttaggcacagatcgaaaaaagagtgtaaaattctgtgatatatgatgcacataattggagcgcgggatatcatagaagtttacatgacatatcatgtaaagttcatgaaatatcatgtaaacttccattatatgtcatgtaattcagcatgactctgagagtttacatgacatataacacaaatttacatgatatatcatgtaaaccatcataacattaagtttacatgagtaaaatgaagtttacatgacgtgtaaatctcattatttttatctgtgggggaatggatttttttccgtgtaacgtTTCTAATGCCGTCGGGGCCCGGAGCTTTTTTGGTCTTCATTGAACGGATGATTGACAAGATTTCCTTTGGTTTGGCTAGAACACCTGGATTTACAATACACTCTGCCTGATTAATCCTATCCATGGTACTGTTCACTCGAGAGGTCGTCTCAGCATCTCCTTCTAGTGTGTTGATGTGGGCAGCAGCAAAGGAGGCGGCAAATGCTTCTGCCTTTTGGTTAGAGCTGACAATTATCTCTCCATTCACTTTAAGTGGTGGGTTGTACTTAACGTGGTTACGAAGGCATCTGCTTATTTTCCAAAATTGGTTGGATCCAGGATCCAGTTTTTTGAGCATTTCACCAAAATTCCTATATCGATGTTCGGCGCATTTGGAGCGAATAATACCGTTCAGTTGTTCAACTATCGCACCTAGCAAGGGATCACGAGTGCGTAGATGTTGACGACGACGAGTATTTCTTAGGCGGATAAGCTGCTTGACCTCATCTGGGAGAATGTTTCTTTGGTGATTATAGTTTGATAGTGGAATACAAGCCTCTTCTGCGCGGGCTAGTACATTGCCAAAGAACAAAATTGCATCATCTATATGTGCAATAGTATGGGACAcgattgtatggaaaaaataaatcctcgctccagtcgactttttagatcccatttatgtcccatatgaactgtacaaaatttcagcgcaatcggtgaaactataatttagcgcaagcggttcaaagtttgcataggatttactatgggaaaagttacactttcaaacaaaaaatcccagaggttgccctttgtctccttaattcaaatcgatcacgcttcttgtagaaaaatcatttatgaaactttccttcgaagaccgcaaaacggttggatgcttgtggaaaaagttattgatttattaccgattagtgatcaaacgaacggctttttgttttgttttatcagcagcactgctgctgccgctgttgcatggggtggcgggaggcatcaccacccccagaaatagcagcagccaaggcagcagcaacagtgctgctgataaaacaaaacaaaaagccgctcatacgatcactaatcggtaataaatctataactttttccacaagcatccaattgttttgcgatcttcgaaggaaagtttcataaatgatttttctataagaagcattgatcgatttgaattaaggggatAAGGGgcaacctctgggattttttatctgaaagtgtaacttttcccatagtaaatcctatgaaaactttgaaccgcttgcgctaaattatagtttcaccgattgcgctgaaattttgcacagttcatatgggacctaaatggaatcagaaaagtcgactggagcgagaatttggtgtttgtcccatactaatgtacactgtaaatgcaaaacagttgaatattgcgcttatactcgcacccgcagcagctcctcttgcagacgctaattccggaagttctgttttggtgctatttgacgcccaaaccgcttggagaccaaccggaatcgactgaggatggcaacaatcgtaaaaagaacgagcttttcattcgcaccaccgcaatatctgttgaaattatgtttcataacaaatccggaaatcaaaacaaaaacaaaaatagagttgccaaatttcaatgagcaacgtggtgagggtgaccagtttgtcgaattaaaagtttaccccagtTATTCGACAACTGTCGGTGTCGTATTAACGGGGTAATACggtaccccgctaatacgacaccgactgttgtcgaataagcggggtaaattttttattcgacaaactggtcaccctacattgaaatttgaaatttggcaactctatttttgtttttgttttaatttccggattagttatgaaacataatttctacagatattgtggtggtgtgAATGAAAAACTCATTCTTTCTACGATTATTGGTCCCTTTGAggaaacaaaactcacgaacggctgaaccgatcagaatgacttCTGCATGGTTTGATGCGTATTTATTCTGACtggtgtttataagtaaaaaagtGGTAtggtgtttataagtaaaaaaaagttacgatgGTGATccaaacaagattttttttaaagtgtttaagtaaaaaaaaaatcgggttaggcagcatccatttattacgtaacgctaaaatcgacatttttggaACCCccaccccctccgtaacgcttttttgtatgaaaatcctaaaaattttgtatggaccgtaacgctaaCGGCCATACTCCcctctccccctagagcgttacgtaatttgtggacggcgccttacgtactgttcctttgagggctgcaaaacggtgaggaGTCGATAAGAATAGCGTCCAACAtggctctgatcctcacaagttcctacctcatgcttccacgggtcaatcgatgacaaagaccgccagctaagagttgtggaggcgcatggtagttgatgtctacgctatccatgtcaATCCATGTCCATTCGAATATGACGACCCTCGTTTAGCGGGGAGGGGAggtaacactccatgtattgagtataccttggagtatacgaaaaaagcaagACAGAGGGTGCAAAGGGAGTCGGAAATGACCGAAAACTAGTgtcgtagctaggaatttgggggtcCGGTGCCGAACCAAAATAATGGACCCCATGAATATTAAAGatatacatattttacaatgatagatCTATACGTTTAACTCTCGATTGATCGCGCAGTTGATTTTGTTCAacgcgttgaaaaaatctcgctttttgtgctcAGCATTTGCCCGCTGCTGGCGGTAGTGCCCAACTGACTGACGGAAGATTAAACaatattttctgtatttctttaagaattttttcagggatttttgcaaggatacatcccggagATCCATCAATCAATTATGTCGAAATATTGTTAACAATAtatttaggaattccatcaagtaattccttcaaagattgctgaaccgttttcttcaagaaatctttcttgaagaataatttgtcttgaacatttttttaagtgGTGAAtgtaaggatgtcattcagtatttttctaagtactccttcaggaatttttacaatgttgcctacgaggatgttttcaaaagtacttcagccGTGAAATGTCAGCGATAGCAGCGAAGCGAAGTAAGAAGAAATCAAACGTCAGCAGGTGACGAGCAGAAAATTAGATATGATATCAATTATAATTAGAAAAACCTAAGACTAGTTTTTTTTCCGTAAAAGTAGTGCATCTATATCTGTAATTACTAAATCTAATGTAAAACCTAAATTTTATTGGTGAGAAAATGACCATACTTATATGTACTTAAAATCTAATGAAACTATACCTACTTAGATTAGTGATCGTGGCAAATTGGAAAGATGTTGCGCCGGCTTTATTGAATCTAAATGTTACTTAAACTCTCAAGGTAACTAACTCTATGAAAATTACATGCAACTTAAGACTAATGTTTGTTCCTAAACTAGCTGTTACGACCACTATCAACCGACAGTGCACCTACTGTTTGAGCTACGTTGCGACGACTGATATTGACGGATTGAATCTATTGTGTCGAAGAGGAGATTTTTTCGTGATAGCCATCAAATGGTGATAACGTGGTCTCGATATGTGCGATATGCTAGGTGTTGAATTTATATGAATTTATTGGTTGATATTGGATCTATAAGTGTGCTTAAGTGACGAATGAACTATTAACTAGATTGGTAACATTATTAATTGTAAACTCCCTAAACTTTTGTTAAAAAGCTTCCTATTTTCTAAACAGTTTGTCAACATAGGTTAGATTCCCTACGTAATCACACGCGACCCTATCTGCGAATACTGCCGTGAAACTTGTTGGAATTTATACCTGTTACACATATGTAAGACCGTAACATGCACTACTGAAAACATAAGTTACTAAAATTTTACTCATGTAGCCACTTTAGACCGCCTCCGTTGGTTGAACGTTGCCTATCGCCCTTGCTGAATTCAGGGATTGAACACTAAATATGTAACATAACATTATATGATAACGTTTCAAGTTaataataaaatctatttttTAGTTTGAGCTGATTACCTAAAACCGCGCTGCTTCAAAATTTTGTGACTGCTCTGTGTCCGAACAACTACTCAAAATATTTATTTCGAGATGACCGGGCAATGCAAGCAGTGCAACGAGCCGGACAACGATGATATGGTGGCCTGTGATACGTGTTCAACGTGGTACCATTTTGCGTGCGTAGGAGAGTCTCCGGGAGTCGCCAACCGGGCTTTCTGCTGTCCCGTATGCGTGGATAAAAAGAAGAAGGGTAAGAAGGTACCCAAGGGCAAATCGGCGAATCAATTAGGTGCACTTGCCAATGTACCCGGGACGTCCAACGATGCATCTTCTACCAAGAGTGTCTCTTCGAAGAAATCCACCGCAACAGCAAACGAAAACGACCGAGCAAAAAAATCGTTACCATCGAGAGATAACGACGCGAAATCAGTTGCCTCCCACACGAGCCGTGCGTCAGAATCACGTgtgtgtagtgtctacctaatggttgtgcgcatagaatgtctacctacatgaaatactattcattacagtacctaaatatctaggtatgattcatgatgtctacctaaggtagtataaatacggatggtcattggaccacacagcagagactgcacaagccctgaacttgtcaacatctttaatattcttcttttgaagaatataaaagtggcgacgaggatcaaggaacgtgtgatttcttttgagttattccgaaattatttccttttggttttcaggttgttgtaataacaaattgttatttttgtggagaacggaattgttcttttatggtaggattgccattatgttgtgaacaaaatgttctttttggccgatgttgcattgacgaaattgtctttttgttttggtaataacgaaatgttattttttgtggtgaacaaaattgttcttttgtggcggaattgtcatatgtttttgtgttatttgtaattttttggtaaaattgccGATGTCGGGATAGCGAAATagtctttttgtttttgtagttttgttaacgaacagatatgttctttgaaagtgacggactcgtcagtttatttgtgccatcattattttggtgatgaatgttattttttgaagttttctaaaggggaaaggactgtagtgtctacctaatggttgtgcgcatagaatgtctacctacatgaaatactattcattacagtacctaaatatctaggtatgattcatgatgtctacctaaggtagtataaatacggatggtcattggaccacacagcagagactgcacaagccctgaacttgtcaacatctttaatattcttcttttgaagaatATAAAAGTGTGCTTCTAGAATTTCGTCGCATGGAGGAGGACGAGAACAGCAGCTTGACGATGAGAGGCAGATGAGGGAAAAGAAGCTAGAGATCGAGAAGCAGTTTATTCAGAAAAAGATGCAGCAAGAAAGGGAATTAAGAGAGAAAGAACTCGCTCAGGAGCAGGCGTTGTTGGAAAAACAGCTTGCGGAGCAGGTAGAATTCCAAAACCGTCAGCGTGAGTTGCGAGAGCGATTCCAGAGGGAAAAGTTCGAGATTCTGTCAGCGAACCTGGAACTGGAAGGTGCTGTCGGGGGTCTGCTGCCCGGCGTAGAAGTAGCACAGGATAACCAGAAAATGGTGGAAGCCTGGTTAGACAAGGATAAAACGCTACATGCAACGATTCAGCGGGATGGCGTTGTAGGTGATGCAAAAGCCAAATCGGTGTCAGAGCAGTGCGTCCCCAAGAAACAACAGGTGCTGGAGACTCCTAAGCGGCATCCAGAAGTGCCGGCCGTGCCACCTGGTGCTAAGAATCTAGATCTCCCTAACTTTCAACGAGTGGATCACCGTAACGAGCAAGAAGACAACGAAGAATATGACGCTACCTCAGAGGACGACGACTCGATAGATGCGCCGCCGGTCAGAGCGGTAACGCCTGCAGGGCCTACAAAGGCACAGCGTGCAGCTCGACAAGTTCTatctgtagtgtctacctaatggttatgtgcataggatatctacctacatgaaatactattcattacagtacctaaatgtctaggtatgattcattatgtctacctaaggtagtataaatacgggtggtcattggaccgcacagcagagactgcacaagccttggacttgtaaacatctttcatatttttcttttgaaggatatagtggcgacgaggatcaaggaacttgtaatttcttttgagttattccgaaattgtttccttttggttttcaggttgttataataacaaattgttttgaaattgttatttttgtggagaacggaattgttcttttatggtagaattgccattatgttgtgaacagaatgttctttttGCCCGAAgttgcattgacgaaattgtgttttttgttttggtaataatgaaatgttattttttgtgatgaacgaaattgttcttttgtggcggaattgtcatacgttatgttttggtgaatggatttgtgttatttgtacttttttgGTAAAGTTACCGATGCTGGGATAGCGAAGTCGTCCTTTTGTTTTTGTAATTTTGTTAGCGAACAGATATGTTCTTTGAAAGTGACGGACTTGTCAATTTATTTGTGCtatcattattttggtgatgactttctgagttttctaaaggggaaaggactgtagtgtctacctaatggttatgtgcataggatatctacctacatgaaatactattcattacagtacctaaatgtctaggtatgattcattatgtctacctaaggtagtataaatacgggtggtcattggaccgcacagcagagactgcacaagccttggacttgtaaacatctttcatatttttcttttgaaggatataaaactaTCCAAAAGGCTTCCCGTTTTCACGGGAAAGGTAGAAGAATGGCCTCTGTTTTACAGCAGCTTCGTTAACTCCACAGCAGCATGTGGGTTCTCAAACATTGAAAATCTTGTTCGCTTACAAGAATGTTTGAAAGGAGCTGCATTGGAGTCGGCTACTCCTGCCACAAGCCGTTCCGCAGGTTATTGATACTCTCCGAATGCTCTACGGACGCCCCGAGCAGTTGATCCACACCCTTCTCACTAAGGTAAGGAAGACTGATGCGCCCAGAGCCGAACTATTGGAATCGTTCATTCCTTTTGGACTCGCTGTTCAAGAACTATGCGACCACCTTGTGGCAGCGAACTTCCAAGATCACCTTGTGAATCCTGTACTCATACAAGAGCTCGTTGACAAGCTTCCTGCAGCTACAAAACGAGAATGGGTACAATTCAAACGATTCGTACAACCGGTGACCCTCAGTACGTTTGCGCAATTCACAACCAAACTGGTTGCCGAGGCCAGTGAGGTGATTCTCGTTATCGACCCGAAAACGAAAAGTGAAAGGGTGAAAGGCAAGGATCGTGGTTTTGTGAACACCCATTCAAGTGTACATGAAAAGCCCTTCGCCAACATAAAACCAGTTGCTCCCTGTCGAGTATGCCGGAAAGGAGAACACCGCATCCGAAATTGTGAAGAATTCCGGTGACTCAACCTTGAAGGACGTCTGAAACTCATGGAACAACTAAAGTTATGCGAACGAACATGAAGGTTGGTGCAAGTTCAAAATAACCTGCAATGTTGGTACCTGTCGCCACAACCACCATCCCCTGGTGCATCGTGATCAACCAAGCGTCCCGGCGGGTCCAGCACGATCGTCTTTGAACCCTACACCAAGCTCCAGCTTCCACTGTGTGCATGTAAACTCCACGCCGTCCATTATGTTCCGCATCGCTCCTGTCGTGCTGTTCAATGGTAATAAGTCTATCCACGCGTTAGCATATCTAGATGAGGGATCCGAGTTAACGCTCATTGACGAGGATTTGGTTCGCGACCTACGAGTCAATGGAAAGGTGCAGCCTCTGAAACTACGCTGGACGGGAAACATCGTTCGTGAGGAGCGTAATTCGGAATGcgtttctttgaagatttccgGAGTGAAAAGTTGTCATCGTTTTGACCTGAAGGATGCACATACCGTCGACAGGTTGTACCTTCCCAGACAACACGTCAACTTTCGTGAAATTGTGCGTCAATATCGATACTTGGATGGTGTTAGAGTAGCAGACCAAGTGGGTGATCAACCGAAGCTCCTCATCGGTCTCAACAATGCGTATCTACTGGCACCTTTGGAATCCCGCATTGGTGGTGTAGATGAGCCGATCGGTGTAAAGTCGCACCTTGGCTGGACTGTATATGGCCCTAGACGATCGCCACCTCCCACGGAAAGTTTCGTTGGATATCACGCGAGATTGACGAACGAAGAATTACACAACGCTATGAGGAAGTACTTTACCGTGGAGGACGTAGAAGGTACAGTCAGTCAACTCCCCGAATCAGTAGCAGATCGTCGAGCCCGAGACATCATGCAAAATACGACAGTAAAACGAAACGGCCGTTACGAGACGGGTCTTCTTTGGAAAGTAGATGACTTTCGGTTTCCTGACAGCCTGCCGATGGCCCTACATCGACTTCGTGGATTAGAGCGTCGTCTGGACAGAGATCCCAATTTGGACAGGAAGGTTCGGCAGCAAATCCAGGAATACCAAACCAAGAAATACATCCATAAAGCGTCAGCGGAAGAGTTGGAAACCTCCAATCAAGCTAGGGTCTGGTACCTCCCCCTAAATGTGGTTCAAAACCCTAAAAAACCTGAAAAGGTTCGATTGGTCTGGGACGCCGCCGCACAAGTTCGAGGAATATCGCTCAACTCAATGTTGTTACCCGGTCCAGATTTATTAGTGCCATTGACGGCAGTGCTTCAACCGTTCAGAGAGCGTGCGATAGCCTTTGGAGGAGATCTACAAGAGATGTTCCACCAGTTCACCATTCGTGAGGCCGACAAGCAGGCGCAGCGGTTTGTGTTTCGCGTTGATCGTGACAATGATCCGGAAATCTTCATAATGGATGTCGGAACCTTTGGCGCAACCTGCTCTCCAGCGTCGGCGCAGTATATCAAAAATCATAATGCTTCACAGTACGCTGAACAATACCCGGAAGCTGCTCGTTCCATAGTTCGTCTGCATTACGTCGACGATTATCTCGACAGTGCAGATGACGTCGACGAGGCTGTGGAACGTGCCAAACAGGTCCGATTCATCCATTCTCAAGCTGGGTTCACCATCCATAAATGGATTTCAAATTCCCCGAGGTTTCTCGAGGAACTAGGCGAACACAACACAGAGGACAAGATTTCACTGCAACACTGCAACGAAGGCTCTGCAGAACGTGTATTGGGACTTATATGGCACCCCAAGGAAGACGTCTTCATGTTTTTAACGGCGGTACGGGACGATTTGGCGCCATACTTGCTAGCGACCGCTCGCCCAACCAAAAGGTTGGCTCTCAGCTGCGTCATGAGCCTGTTTGATCCACTGGGCTTGCTGGCGCCTTTCACTCTACATAGAAAAATATTGCTACAAGAATTGTGGAAAAGCGGTTGTAATTGGGACCAAGAGATCAACGATGAGTGTTTCAGCAAATGGACGTGGTGGAGGAATACTCTTTCTTCAATCGAGAATTTACAAATTCCTCGATGCTACCTGAAAGGAGTTTCAGCCGCAGCCTACGACACCTTGCAACTCCATGTCTTTTGCGATGGCAGCTCTCACGCATACGGATGCGTAGCTTATTTCCGCCTGGAAACCCCTAGCGGAATAATCTGTAGTCTGGTGATGGCCAAAACCAAAGTTGCCCCTTTGAAGCAGCTCTCGATTCCCCGGATGAAGCTTCAAGCAGCGGTCCTCGGTGCTCGGTTGGCTAACACGGTGGTTGCAAACCATAGAGTAAAGATCACCAAGCGCATTCTTTGGTCTGATTCTCGAACGGTCCTGTCATGGATCCAATCGGACCAGAGGAAATACAAGCCCTTCGTTGGATTTCGGATAggagaaattttgcaagaaacagCTGTGGACGACTGGCGTTACATCCGAACAAAAATGAACATCGCAGATTTGCTCACCAAGAAAAGACGAGAAAGTAGCCTGACTTCAGATGGCGAATGGTTCCATGGCCCGAGAATTCTATACGCCCCTGAAGAAAGTTGGATCGGGATCAACGAAATGGCTCCCAATACGAATGAGGAGTTGCGCGCTTGTCATCTTTTTCACGCTGACCAGGCAGTCGAGTTCCAAGGACCTTTAATTGACGTGCCACGCTTCTCCAAGTGGAATGTGTTGGTACGCACTATAGCGTGTGTGTTTCGCTTCATCTCTAACTGTCGTAGAAAGCGGAAGAACAAACCGATAGAGGTCATCGAAACTACCGAGAAGACCAATAAGCTCGTCTGCCGAACATTAAGTCTAATCGTAGCCCCTCTCAAGCAGGAGGAATATGAAATTGCTGAAATCGTCTTATGGAAACTGGCCCAAAGCGATGTCTTCGGAGAAGAAATAACCATTCTTCGGCGCAATCAGAAATCAACCATGGAGAGTTGGGGGAAGATCGACAGGAAACACTTCCTGTACAAGCTCTCGCCCTTTCTAGATGATCACCAAGTTCTACGCGTGGATGGCCGCTTGAGCGAGTCTGAATTCATTCCATACGACTCCCGTTTTCCCATCATTTTACCAAGTCACCATGCAGTCACGGATCTCCTGATTGACCACCTTCACCAACGCTTTGGACACGCATACAAAGATACGGTTGTGAATGAACTTCGAAGGAGATTCTACGTTCCACGAGTAAGAGCTTGTGTCTCGAAAGTGGTTAAAAGGTGCCAGTCCTGCAAATTGAGGAAGAGTGAACCCCTTACTCCCCGAATGGCTCCCCTTCCAGTAGAGCGGCTAACGCCATTCATTCGTCCCTTCAGTTATGTTGGGATTGATTACTTCGGTCCAGTAGATGTAGTCGTTGGAAGACATAGTGAAAAAAGATGGATAGTACTTTTTACTTGCTTGTCAATACGAGCTGTCCATCTAGAAGTGGCACATAAACTGGACACAGCATCCTGCATAATGGCTATACGGAGGTTTGTCCTAAGACGAGGTCcgcccatttcaatattttcggACAACGGTACAAACCTCAAAGCAGCAAACAAGGAGTTACAGGAGCAGATCAAACGTATTGATACATCGTGTGCCAATGTCTTCACAAACGCCCGTACGCAATGGAGATTTAGCCCGCCATCAGCGCCCCACATGGGGGGCATTTGGGAGCGCATGGTGCGCTCCGTCAAACAAGTGATGTCGGAGTTGAACGGCGGTAGAAGGCTGAACGATGAAACTTTATTGACAGTGATATCTGAAGCCGAAGAGATCGTCAATTCGAGACCACTCGTATACTTGCCTCAAGATTCGATGCATGCGGAAGCGTTAACGCCAAATAGCTTTGTTAGGGGAGTAACATCATGTTTGGATAACCCAGGAATTTCACCTACAAACCAAGCTGAAGCCCTTCGAAATGCTTATAAGCGTTTACAGATAACTGCAGATGCCTTGTGGAAACGGTGGATACACGAATATCTACCAGGTCTGAATCACCGTAGCAAATGGTTGGAAGAAAGCAAACCGTTGGCTCCGGGGGACTTAGTCTTCATCGTAGACGGACACAGTAGGAATGGATGGATTCGAGGCCAAGTAGAATCTGTATTTGCTGGCAGAGACGATCGTATCCGACAAGCATTAGTACGCACCGCCAATGGAGTGTATCGTCGACCTGTAACTAAGTTGGCAGTGATTGAGGTTGCATCTTCTGGTAAACCTGATCCCGATTCAGGTTCCGGTCAGGATTTACGGGCCGGGGAACTGTTACGACCACTATCAACCGACGGTGCACCTACTGTTTGAGCTACGTTGCGACGACTGACATTGACGGATTGAATCTATTGTGTCGAAGAGGAGATTTTTTCGTGATAGCCATCAAATGGTGATAACGTGGTCTCGATATGTGCGATATGCTAGGTGTTGAATTTATATGAATTTATTGGTTGATATTGGATCTATAAGTGTGCTTAAGTGACGAATGAACTATTAACTAGATTGGTAACATTATTAATTGTAAACTCCCTAAACTTTTGTTAAAAAGCTTCCTATTTTCTAAACAGTTTGCCAACATAGGTTAGATTCCCTACGTAATCACACGCGACCCTATCTGCGAATACTGCCGTGAAACTTGTTGGAATTTATACCTGTTACACATATGTAAGACCGTAACATGCACTACTGAAAACATAAGTTACTAAAATTTTACTCATGTAGCCACTTTAGACCGCCTCCGTTGGTTGAACGTTGCCTATCGCCCTTGCTGAATTCAGGGATTGAACACTAAATATGTAACATAACATTATATGATAACGTTTCAAGTTAATAATAAAACCTATTTTTTAGTTTGAGCCGATTACCTAAAACCGCGCTGCTTCAAAATTTTGTGACTGCTCTGTGTCCGAAcactagctatttgtgcaaaatttaaaCCT contains the following coding sequences:
- the LOC134288285 gene encoding uncharacterized protein LOC134288285 gives rise to the protein MFRIAPVVLFNGNKSIHALAYLDEGSELTLIDEDLVRDLRVNGKVQPLKLRWTGNIVREERNSECVSLKISGVKSCHRFDLKDAHTVDRLYLPRQHVNFREIVRQYRYLDGVRVADQVGDQPKLLIGLNNAYLLAPLESRIGGVDEPIGVKSHLGWTVYGPRRSPPPTESFVGYHARLTNEELHNAMRKYFTVEDVEGTVSQLPESVADRRARDIMQNTTVKRNGRYETGLLWKVDDFRFPDSLPMALHRLRGLERRLDRDPNLDRKVRQQIQEYQTKKYIHKASAEELETSNQARVWYLPLNVVQNPKKPEKVRLVWDAAAQVRGISLNSMLLPGPDLLVPLTAVLQPFRERAIAFGGDLQEMFHQFTIREADKQAQRFVFRVDRDNDPEIFIMDVGTFGATCSPASAQYIKNHNASQYAEQYPEAARSIVRLHYVDDYLDSADDVDEAVERAKQVRFIHSQAGFTIHKWISNSPRFLEELGEHNTEDKISLQHCNEGSAERVLGLIWHPKEDVFMFLTAVRDDLAPYLLATARPTKRLALSCVMSLFDPLGLLAPFTLHRKILLQELWKSGCNWDQEINDECFSKWTWWRNTLSSIENLQIPRCYLKGVSAAAYDTLQLHVFCDGSSHAYGCVAYFRLETPSGIICSLVMAKTKVAPLKQLSIPRMKLQAAVLGARLANTVVANHRVKITKRILWSDSRTVLSWIQSDQRKYKPFVGFRIGEILQETAVDDWRYIRTKMNIADLLTKKRRESSLTSDGEWFHGPRILYAPEESWIGINEMAPNTNEELRACHLFHADQAVEFQGPLIDVPRFSKWNVLVRTIACVFRFISNCRRKRKNKPIEVIETTEKTNKLVCRTLSLIVAPLKQEEYEIAEIVLWKLAQSDVFGEEITILRRNQKSTMESWGKIDRKHFLYKLSPFLDDHQVLRVDGRLSESEFIPYDSRFPIILPSHHAVTDLLIDHLHQRFGHAYKDTVVNELRRRFYVPRVRACVSKVVKRCQSCKLRKSEPLTPRMAPLPVERLTPFIRPFSYVGIDYFGPVDVVVGRHSEKRWIVLFTCLSIRAVHLEVAHKLDTASCIMAIRRFVLRRGPPISIFSDNGTNLKAANKELQEQIKRIDTSCANVFTNARTQWRFSPPSAPHMGGIWERMVRSVKQVMSELNGGRRLNDETLLTVISEAEEIVNSRPLVYLPQDSMHAEALTPNSFVRGVTSCLDNPGISPTNQAEALRNAYKRLQITADALWKRWIHEYLPGLNHRSKWLEESKPLAPGDLVFIVDGHSRNGWIRGQVESVFAGRDDRIRQALVRTANGVYRRPVTKLAVIEVASSGKPDPDSGSGQDLRAGELLRPLSTDGAPTV